GTCTTTGAGCCGGCCGTCTTGCTGCGCTTTGAGAGCTTTCTGATGGCTCGCCAAGGCCAGCTTGTCTTGGTCTTCGCGGCTGATGGTGTATTTGTCGGCGACGTTTTCGGCGGTCTCGCCGTTGTTGATCAGCGAATAAAGTTCGCCCATGCGCTTGTTGGGAAAACGCCAACCGAGGGAGCTGTCGTACATCTGCACGTCGCCGCGTTGGAAGGCGCCGGCCGGTTTACCCATGACCCAGGGGCCGCGGGTCATGCTCTCGACGCCGCCGGCGACAAAGATCTCGCCGTTTTCCGTCTGCACGCAGCGCGCCGCCTGGTTGACCGCTTCGAGGCCTGAGCCGCATAAGCGATTGACCGTCGCGCCGGGAATGGTGTAGGGCAGGCCGGCCAACAGCGACGCGTTGCGCGCGACGTTGCGCGAATCTTCGCCCGCCTGGTTGGTGCAGCCGAAGTAGACATCTTCGATTTGGTCTTTGTCGATGCCGGTGCGCTCGACCATTTTGGCGATGATGTAGGCGGCCAGATCATCGGTGCGGATGTCTTTGAACATGCCGCTGTGACGACCCATGGGTGTGCGCACGGCTTCGACGATGACGGCTTCTTTCATGATTTCACCTGGCCTTCGGAGTAATTGTAAAATCCCCGGCCGTTGGTTTCGCCGAGAAATCCCGCGATGACTAATTTTTTTAACATCGGCGCCGGCCGATAGCGATCGTCGCCGGTCTCGCGCTGCAAGCCTTCGAGGACGGCGAGGACTTCGTCGAGACCGATTTGATCGGCCCACTTGAGCGGGCCTTGCGGATAATTGACGCCCAGGCGCATGGCCACGTCGATCTCTTGCGCCGAGGCGACGCCTTCTTCGAGACTGCGCGCGGCTTCGTTGACGATCAAACTTAGAATCCGCGGGAAGGTCAGACCCGGCGCGTCTTTGACCCGCACGGTGTCTTTGCCGAGGGATTTAAACAGCTGCTCGGCTTGCGCCAGCGCCGGTTCGCCGGTTCTCAGGCCGCCGGTGAGTTCGATCAATTTGCGATCCTTGAGCGGATAAAATGTCGCGAAGCCCACCAAGCGTTCGGGTTTCTTGATCCACGAAGCCATCTGGGTCGTGGTGTTGCGCAGGCAAGCGCTGACGATGATCGACGCTGCCGGCAACGAGGCGTCGAGCCGTTGCAGCACGGCGCGCTTTTTATCTTCGGCGCCGCTCTCGGTGTCGATGACGAAATTCGCCGTGGCGCTCACCGCGGTGGCGTCGCTCAACTGGCTCGCATCGAGGCCGTTAGCCTGACTGAGGGCGAACAGTTCTTCCGCCAGCCGGCTCTTGCCGATGATCGCGACGCTACTTTTTGCCATGGCTGTAAAATCCCCGTCCGGTTTTGCGCCCGAGATTGCCGCCCGCGACCATGCGCTGCTGGATCGGGCTCGGTCGAAATCTTGGGTCTTCGAAGAATGAGCGGTAGAGCGATTCCGTCGCGGCGAAGTTGATGTCGTTGCCGATCAAGTCCATGAGTTCAAAAGGCCCCATGCGGAAATTGCCCGCCTCTTTCATGATCCGGTCGATGGTTTCCACCGAGGCGTCGCCGTCGCCGAGCAGGCGTAACGCTTCATTGTAGAACGGCCGGGCGACGCGGTTGACGATGAAGCCCGGCGTGTCTTTGGCGCGCGCGGGCGTCTTGCCCATGGCTTTCATCAGCGCAGTGGCTTTTTCCATGGTCGCAACGCTGGTGTGATCGCCCTGGATCACTTCGACCAAGGCCATCAGCGGCGGCGGATTGAAAAAATGTAGCCCGAGGACGCGCTCTTGATGTTCGGTCGCGGCGGCGATGGCGGTGACGTTGAATGACGACGTGTTGGTCGCCAGCAAGGTCTGCGGCTCGCAAATGGCATCGAGTTGCGTGAAAATATCGCGCTTGAGTTCGAGTTTTTCCGGTGCCGCTTCGATCACTAGAGCGCTGCCCTTGGTTTCTTTGAGGTCGGTGCTGGTGCGGAAGCGGCCGAGAATCTCTTGCTCTTGTTCGGCGCTCAACTTGCCGCGCTCGCGGCTACCTTGGAGAAAGCTCTTGATTTTGCCCATGCCGACATCGATGAACTCTTGCTTGATGTCGTAGAGCAGCGTATCGAATCCGGCTTGGGCCGCCACTTGAGCGATGCCCGCGCCCATGGTGCCGGCGCCTAGAACTGCGATTCGTTCGGTTTGGTTGGCCATATTCTAATCGTTTCGGGTTTCGGGTTTAGAGTTTCGGGTTCCGACTCGAACCCCGGAACTCGTAACGCGAAACTATTTTCCGGTAAACACCGGAGTTCTTTTCTCCAAGAACGCTTTCACGCCTTCGTCATAGTCGGCGCTGCGGCCGGCGATTTCTTGCAGGTGCGCCTCGTATTCGAGGTCGGCTTCGACATTCGGCAAATTAGCGTGATTGACGGCGCGTTTGATCAGGCCGATGCCGCGCGGCGCTTTGGCAACCTGTTCGGCAATCGCTCGCGCCGAGGCGGCGAATTCCGCCGCGGGAAAAACCCGCGCGACCAGACCGATGCGCTGAGCTTCCTTGGCGTCGACGGTGTCGCCGAGCAATAACAATTCCATCGCTTTGCTGAGCCCCACCAGCCGAGTCAAAATAAAACTGCCGCCGGAATCCGGCGCCAGGCCGACGCGCACGAAGGACTGAATGAACTTCGCGTCTTCCGAGGCGACGCGCAGATCGCAAGCGAGGGCGAAGTTGCAACCGGCGCCGGCCGCGACACCATTGACCGCGGCGATGACGATTTTTTCCATGCCGCGAATCTGGCGGATCATCGGATTGTATTTTTCCCGCAGTGACGCGCCCAACGAACCTTTTTGCTCGGGAGTGCGGCCCTTCAAATCTTGGCCGGCGCAAAAGGCTCGGCCCGCGCCGGTGATCATGAAGCAGCGCACTTCCTTGTCGCGCTCGCCGTCGCGCAGTGCTTCGAGCACCTCTTTGTTCATCTGCGGAATAAATGCATTCAACGACTGGGGCCGATTGAGCGTGATCGTCGCCACACCGTTTTGCTTTTCGTAGATGATGGTTTCGTAGGCCATGGCCGATTACTTGCCTTTGAATTCTGCTTTGCGTTTTTCGAGAAAGGCTTTCATGCCTTCGGTGCGGTCTTCAGACGCAAACAACAGATAGAATGATTTCCGTTCGAATTCCAAACCTTCGTCGAGAGCGCTGTTGGCCGCTTTGAGCACGGCTTCCTTTGCCGCTTTGATCGCCAGCTGCGGCTTGGCGGCGATTTTCTTGGCGATATTTTTCGCCTCTTCTAGACATAGCTCGCCGGGCACGACGCGATTGACCAAGCCGAGCCGCTCGGCATCCGCGGCGTTGAGCATGTCGCCGGTCAAAACCAATTCCATGGCGCGATGCTTGCCGAGCACGTGAGTTAAACGCTGAGTTCCGCCGCTACCGGGTATGATTCCTAAATTCACTTCCGGCTGGCCGAAGCGGGCGTTCTCCGCCGCGACGATGATGTCGCAGCTCATCGCCAGTTCGCAGCCGCCGCCCAAGGCGAAGCCGTTAACCGCGGCGATCACCGGCTTGGCAATCTTGTTGATCTTGTCACGGTAGGCGAGCCGTTCTTGAATTCTTTCGTCAAACGGTCCGCGCTCGGCCATTTCTTTTATATCCGCGCCGGCGGCGAAGACTTTTTCTCCACCGGTGACGACGATGACGCGGATCTCCGCGTCCCGATCGAGTTCTTGCATCGCTAGCGAGAGGTCTTTTACCAGTCCGTAGGAAAGCGCGTTCAGCGCTTGCGGCCGATTCAATGTGACGACGCCGACGGCGCCGTCTTTTTCGACGATGACGTTTTCGAAATTCATATTAGTTGCGCTTTAAGACATACACTATGGTCGGTGGCGATTCAAGAAATGCTCCGCCGAATGGGTGCCAGGGCGAAGATAGGTTTTCACCACGAAGGCATGGTTCGACGACGCTCACCACAGGCTACGGACACGAAGGGTTCGGATAATTAATATTCCGACCTTCGTGCTCTTCGTGTCCTTCGTGGTGAAAGGTTTTTTGGGGTAAGGCTGCACCGCGCCTGAGATCAGCATCGTTTGACACCCCGGAATCGATTTGCAAGTATTCTCGCATCCATGTCCACCCGGCTCGAACCCGCGACTCGTCACTACGACGAAAAGCTCCAACATATTCTTAAAACCTCGGCGAAGATTTTCGCCGAGAAGGGCTTTCATCACACTTCGGTGCGCGACATTTCCCGCGCTACCAAGATGAGCTTGTCGGGACTCTACTATTACTTCACGACCAAGGAGGAGCTGCTCTACCTGATTCAGGAGCGTTGCTTCGTGACCTTGTTGCAGCACTGGGCGCAGATCGACGCGCCCGACTTGGACGTGCGCGCGCGCATTCGCGCCTTCGCCGAGAATCATCTGGGCTTTTTTCTCCACAACATGCCCGAGATGAAAGTGATGGCGCACGAGGACGAATCGCTCACCGGCGAGTTCGACGACAGGATTCTCGTGCTCAAACGGCGCTATGTTAAAGTGATCATGGATTTGATCGCCGAACTGCAAAAGCAGGACAGCGGCAAAGCCGTCGATCTGCGTCTGGCAACCTTCTCGCTGTTCGGCATGATGAACTGGATTTACACTTGGTACCAGCCCAAGCGCGACGTGCCGTTCGCTCAGCTTATCGAGCAGATGCTGCGGATGTATTTTTTTGGTCTGCTGCGCGCCGGCGATGTTGAAGAAGATTGGTTCGCGGCGCGGGCGAAGAACTCGAAGGATTCATTTTCGATCTGGCAGAACGTGCCGTGAGCTGAGATGAGGGAATTTCTATGAGTCTATTGCGTATCGGCGACCGCGCGCCGGATTTCAAGCTTAAGGGCATTCTTCACGACCAAATCGGCGACTATTCGCCGGCGAATTATAAAAATAAATGGCTCGTGCTGTTTTTCTATCCGGCCGATTTTACTTTCATCTGTCCGACTGAAGTGACCGGTTTTAGTAAGTTGGCTAAAGCGTTCGCGGCCGAAGGCGCCATGGTTCTCGGCGTCAGCGTTGACGCCGTCGACAGTCATCGGTCATGGGCAGTCGAACTGGGCGGTTTGGAATGTCCCTTGCTCAGCGACGAGGCGAAAACCGTCAGCCAGGCTTACGGTGTGCTCGACGAAAAAGAAGGGGTGGCGCTACGCGCTACTTTCATTGTCAATCCCGCCGGCATGATCTGCTATCAAGTGGTCAGCCACGTCAACGTCGGTCGCAGCGTCGAAGAGACCTTGCGCGTGTTAAAAGCGCTGCGCACCGAACGGCTTTGTCCATCGGACTGGAAACCGGGCGATGCGACCGGCGACATTGGCCTCAAATACTAAATTCATTGCCCGCCATGTCTCACGACGCCATCCAACAAAAAAAGCAGGTGATTGAAAGTCGCTCGCGCATTCGCGAGTTTGTCTTCGGCATCCAAGACGGCTTGATCAGCACCGTCGGTTTGCTCGCCGGAATTCAAGGCGCGACGGACAACCGCATCGTCGTCATCGTCACCGGCTTGACCGCGATGTTTTCCGGCGCGATTTCCATGGCTACCGGGTCTTATCTGTCTTCAGGAGCGCAGAAAG
This Deltaproteobacteria bacterium DNA region includes the following protein-coding sequences:
- a CDS encoding thiolase family protein, which encodes MKEAVIVEAVRTPMGRHSGMFKDIRTDDLAAYIIAKMVERTGIDKDQIEDVYFGCTNQAGEDSRNVARNASLLAGLPYTIPGATVNRLCGSGLEAVNQAARCVQTENGEIFVAGGVESMTRGPWVMGKPAGAFQRGDVQMYDSSLGWRFPNKRMGELYSLINNGETAENVADKYTISREDQDKLALASHQKALKAQQDGRLKDEIVPFEIPQRKGAALVHDKDEGPRSDTTLEILAGLQAAFKKGGSVTAGNSSPLSDGAAALLVTTPERAEKLKLKPLARIVASASAGVHPNYMGIGPIPASQKALKRAGLTIEQIDLVEINEAFAAQVLACVRELGIDLNKVNVNGGAIALGHPLGCSGARILTTLIHEMKKRGSRYGLATMCIGVGQGIATIVERVH
- a CDS encoding 3-hydroxybutyryl-CoA dehydrogenase gives rise to the protein MAKSSVAIIGKSRLAEELFALSQANGLDASQLSDATAVSATANFVIDTESGAEDKKRAVLQRLDASLPAASIIVSACLRNTTTQMASWIKKPERLVGFATFYPLKDRKLIELTGGLRTGEPALAQAEQLFKSLGKDTVRVKDAPGLTFPRILSLIVNEAARSLEEGVASAQEIDVAMRLGVNYPQGPLKWADQIGLDEVLAVLEGLQRETGDDRYRPAPMLKKLVIAGFLGETNGRGFYNYSEGQVKS
- a CDS encoding 3-hydroxybutyryl-CoA dehydrogenase, which encodes MANQTERIAVLGAGTMGAGIAQVAAQAGFDTLLYDIKQEFIDVGMGKIKSFLQGSRERGKLSAEQEQEILGRFRTSTDLKETKGSALVIEAAPEKLELKRDIFTQLDAICEPQTLLATNTSSFNVTAIAAATEHQERVLGLHFFNPPPLMALVEVIQGDHTSVATMEKATALMKAMGKTPARAKDTPGFIVNRVARPFYNEALRLLGDGDASVETIDRIMKEAGNFRMGPFELMDLIGNDINFAATESLYRSFFEDPRFRPSPIQQRMVAGGNLGRKTGRGFYSHGKK
- a CDS encoding 2-(1,2-epoxy-1,2-dihydrophenyl)acetyl-CoA isomerase — protein: MAYETIIYEKQNGVATITLNRPQSLNAFIPQMNKEVLEALRDGERDKEVRCFMITGAGRAFCAGQDLKGRTPEQKGSLGASLREKYNPMIRQIRGMEKIVIAAVNGVAAGAGCNFALACDLRVASEDAKFIQSFVRVGLAPDSGGSFILTRLVGLSKAMELLLLGDTVDAKEAQRIGLVARVFPAAEFAASARAIAEQVAKAPRGIGLIKRAVNHANLPNVEADLEYEAHLQEIAGRSADYDEGVKAFLEKRTPVFTGK
- a CDS encoding enoyl-CoA hydratase (Catalyzes the reversible hydration of unsaturated fatty acyl-CoA to beta-hydroxyacyl-CoA); protein product: MNFENVIVEKDGAVGVVTLNRPQALNALSYGLVKDLSLAMQELDRDAEIRVIVVTGGEKVFAAGADIKEMAERGPFDERIQERLAYRDKINKIAKPVIAAVNGFALGGGCELAMSCDIIVAAENARFGQPEVNLGIIPGSGGTQRLTHVLGKHRAMELVLTGDMLNAADAERLGLVNRVVPGELCLEEAKNIAKKIAAKPQLAIKAAKEAVLKAANSALDEGLEFERKSFYLLFASEDRTEGMKAFLEKRKAEFKGK
- a CDS encoding TetR/AcrR family transcriptional regulator; protein product: MSTRLEPATRHYDEKLQHILKTSAKIFAEKGFHHTSVRDISRATKMSLSGLYYYFTTKEELLYLIQERCFVTLLQHWAQIDAPDLDVRARIRAFAENHLGFFLHNMPEMKVMAHEDESLTGEFDDRILVLKRRYVKVIMDLIAELQKQDSGKAVDLRLATFSLFGMMNWIYTWYQPKRDVPFAQLIEQMLRMYFFGLLRAGDVEEDWFAARAKNSKDSFSIWQNVP
- a CDS encoding peroxiredoxin — translated: MSLLRIGDRAPDFKLKGILHDQIGDYSPANYKNKWLVLFFYPADFTFICPTEVTGFSKLAKAFAAEGAMVLGVSVDAVDSHRSWAVELGGLECPLLSDEAKTVSQAYGVLDEKEGVALRATFIVNPAGMICYQVVSHVNVGRSVEETLRVLKALRTERLCPSDWKPGDATGDIGLKY